CTTGGCGCCGCCCACCGTCAGCGACTCCGACGTCGCGACCGCCGGCCGGCTCTGCGGCGATCCGGGTACCACGCTGGAGCCCTGGTACCACAGGTCGTTGCCCCGACCCGACTGGTCGAACACGACGGTCACCACGCAGGTGGTGCCGGTGCAGAACGAGTCCTGGGTCGCCGCGTTGGCGGTGCCGCCGGTGCCGGTCAGCCCGATGTTGCGGGTCGTGTTGTCCGAGGACCGGCGCACCTGGTACAGGTTGCCGGCGTACGCCGCGTAGAGCGCCCGGGTGGTGCTGTGCGCCGCCACGCACGGGGTGCCGCCGGCGGCGTAGATGTCGCACGGCAGGGAGCCGGCGGGCGGGGGTGTGGTGGTCGGGGTGGGGGTCGGGGGCGTGGTGGGCGGAGGGGTGGTCGTCGGCGAGGTCCACTGCTGGTTGGTCTGGCCGTTGCAGTTCCACAGCAGGATCTTGGTGCCGTTCGCGGTGCCGTTGCCGTTGGCGTCGAGGCACAGCCCGGACTGCACGCCGACGATGGTGCCGTTGGCGTTGACGTTCCACTGCTGGTTGGTCTGGCCGTTGCAGTCCCAGATGATCGCGGCCGTGCCGGCGGTGGTGCCCCGGCCGGAGGCGTCCAGGCACTTGGTGCCGTAGACGGTGAGCTGGCGGTTGGTGGTCCAGGTCCAGGTCTGGCCGGAGCCGCCCTGGCAGTCCCACAGCTGCGTCTGGGTGCCGTTGGTGGTGCTGGCGTTGGGGACATCGAGGCAGCGGCCGGAGGCGGTGCCGACGATCCGGGTGCTCTGCCCCGGCTCGATGGCGGCCAGCACGGACGCGGCGGCCCCGGCGACCGGCGCGGTGATGCCGGGGGTGGCCCCGGCGACGACGAGGACGCCGGCCAGCGCGCCGACCAGCATGGTCAGCCGGTGCAGCCGGCGGGGGCGCGGGAGGGGATCGCGGACCTGTCCGGGTCCGGTCGGGGACGGGGTTCGCACGGAGCGGCTCCTTGGTTCGTCGGCGGTGCGCGGGGCGGATCCGCCTACGGGTGGTGGTGGCGAATCGGTTCGGACCTTCTCAGGATCACGGACAAAGCGATATCAATCAATGTCTTGGGGTGGTTCGTCCCCGGCCGCCGGCCCTGGGCCGGGCACCGGTCGCCCGGCACCCGACCCGCGCGGACGGGGCTACCGGCCCCACAGCCGCCACGTCTGGTTCAACGGGCTGCTCTGGCCGACCGGCTTGCAGGTCCACTGCAGGATCCGCGCCTGGGCGGCGGTGGAGACCCCGTTGACGTCCACACACTTGCCGCTGTGCCGGGCGACGAGCTGGTGGTCGTGGGGGTCGTTGCCCCCGTACGTCACCCGGCGGAGGGTGAACTGCTGGCTCGGGGCGTTCTGGCAGGTCCCCTGCTGCACGGCCGCACCGTCCGCGGTGGACGCCCCGCCGACCTCCAGGCACTTGCCGCTCTGCTGGTTGACCACGGTGTAGGTGTCGGCCACCCCGGCGACCGGGCGGAAGCCCCAGAGCTGCTGGTCCCCGCCCTCGCAGGGGAACTGCTGCTGGGGATTGCCGTCGGCGGTGCCCAGGCCGGTGTTGTCCAGGCACTGCTGGGAGTGCTGGGCCACCGCGACCGAGGTGAAGCCGGTGTCCGAGGGCGGCAGCAGGGTGACCGTGTAGGTGTCGTTCTGGTTGCCGTACGGCAGGGTCACCGAGGCGGCGTTGTTGGCCACGGTGAGCACGGTGTTCGACACCGTGACCGGCCCCTGCACCGCGCCGCCGTTGTTGTACGGGATGCGCTGGGTGAGCACCCGCACCTGGTTGTTCTGCACGATGCCGCTGGTGGCGTCCAGCCGTTGCAGGTTGACCGTCAGGTTGCCGGTGGTCCGGCCGCCGCCGACCAGGACCCTCGCCACGCCGCCGGCATGGGTGGCGAACGCGTCGTACGACTGGCTGGCGGTCACCGCGGCGATCTGCCCGGTCTGCGAGGCGTAGTAGCGGTAGACCCACCACTCGCCCTTGGGCTGGTGCTGACCCGCCGCGTTGCGCACCAGCAGGTTGCCCAGGTCGTTGTGCAGGTTGCCGCCGCCGGCCCAGTTCGCCCGCAGGCCGTCGGCCCGGGCCCGTTCCAGGCGGGCCACGTACCACGCGCCGTCCGCCGGGTTCTGCTCGTTGGACGCACCGTACTCGTTGATCTGGTACGGCCGGGGATGGGCGATGCCGCGCGGGTCGAGGGTGGCGTTGGCGGCGGCGACGTTGGCGACCGGGTCGCCGGGCAGCGCGTGCCAGCTGACGATGTCCGGCACCGTGTTGGTGGAGCGGACGAAGTCCAGGTACTGGTTCCAGAAGGCGTGGTTGGTCGACGGCACGCAGGCGCAGCTCGGCCCGACGATGAGCTGGTTGGGGAGTTCCGCCCGCAGGCGCTGGTAGGTGCGCCGCCACAGTTCGAGGTACTGGGAGATCGGCCGGTTCCAGAAGATGGTGATGTTGGGCTCGTTCCAGATGTCCCACTGCACGGTCAGCCCGGCGGCACGGACGTCACCGATGAGCCGGGTCAGGAAGTTGTCGTAGTCGGTCCAGTTGCCGTTGTCGCCGGGGAAGCGGGAGATCCCCGCACCGTCCGCGCCCCACAGGTCGTGCGGCAGGATGATGAACTGACCCCCCAGGGCGGCGGTCCGGCGGGCCTGGGCGAGCGTGGAGTTCCACCGGCGGTCGTAGTTCCCGCCGACCCACCCGCTGCCGGGCAGTTGCGCGCCACCGGCCCGCATGTACTGGAACTTGACGTCCCGGTAGAAGTGGTCGGCCGGGCCGCTGGCGTTCTCGGTCATGCCGTAGATCCAGCCCGAGGCGCGGTAGGTCGGCGTGCCGGCGGAGCTGGCGAAGTTGACGGTGATCGACTCGTCGGCGGCCTGGGCCGGGGTGGCGGCGACGGCGGTCGCGGCGACGGCGAGCAGTCCGACGGCGAGTCGGGTGACGACCGTCCGGGCTCGTCGGGGCCGGCTGCGGGACGGGGTTTTCACGGGCGGCTCCTTGGTGGCGTGCGGAGGACGCTCTCCGGAGGGCTGCGCTTTGCGAATCGATTCGCAGGGATCGTAGGGCCAGGGGTTGAAGGATGTCAATGAGATGACACGCCGGTGACGTCGGTGTTTCCGCCGCTGGCCCTGCTTCCGAAGGGCCTCCCTTGACGGTGACGCATGGACGGACCTATGTTCGTGTCGACCGGTTTGTCGAATCGATTCGTCTGCTGATCCCGCCGCCCCGCCCCGGACCGTCACTGGATCCACCACCGGGTCACCGACCACCACGGCAGCCACCGCCACCGCCGGGCGAGGGCCGTCGTGGGCGGGCGGCCACCGTCCCGCCCGGGTACCGGGTGGGACGGTGGCCGGCCCGGGTCCTCCCGGCCACCGCCGCCCCCGCCACCACGCCGCCGGCCCCGGCCCGGCGGCACGTCCCGACCGGGGTCACCGCCGTGCCGTCTCAGGACCGACCACCCGCACCACAGAAGGGCCTCGCCACCCATGACCGTCGCACCGTCCGGTCCGGAGTTCTCCATCCAGGACATCCCGTTCAGCTACCGCGGGTCCTGGCTCAACATCTCCCCGGTGGTAGCCGAGAAGACGTACGCCGACGACCTGCACCTGGTCTCCCACCAGACCGGACTGCACCCGGTGCTCCGCCTCGCCCCCGACGCCGGCACCACGGTCGTCGCCACCGCCACGCTGCTGACCTGGCACCGTGCCGACGCCCGGATCGAGGCCGCCTACCAGGGGCCGGACACCCTGCGGATCCGCAGCCGGGGCCTGGGCCTGCGGATCGCCGCCGCCGCCCCCACCCTCACCCCGTTCAGCGGCACCTACCTCTACCGCGACCCGGTCGACGGATCGGCGGTGTTCACCTCCTACGAGACGGGCCGCCGCTACCGGGTCACCGTGCTGTCCGGGGCGCTACGGGCAGCCGGGGGAGTGGAGGCGCTCGGCCCGGCCGACCGGTGGCTGGACCTCCCCGCCGACCAGCCGTGGGAGATCGCGATCGAGGAGTACGCCACCGCCCGCCACCCGTACGCCCCGGGCGTCCCCTTCGACCAGCTGTGCCGCGAGCGCCGGGCCGAGTTCGCCGCGTTCGTCGAGGCGGTCGCGCCGTGGCGCGGCGTGGACACCCCCGCCGCCGAACTGGCCGCGTACGTGCTCTGGTCGGCCACCGTCGACCCGGCGGGCTTCGTCACCCGACCGGCCGTGCTGATGTCCAAGCACTGGATGGACAAGGTGTGGAGCTGGGACCACTGCTTCAACGCGATCGCCCTGGCGGCCGGCGACCCCGAACTCGCCTGGCACCAGTTCCAGCTCCCCTTCGACCACCAGGATCCCGCCGGTGCGCTGCCGGACTCGATCACCCACTCGGAGGTCCTGTACAACTACGTCAAGCCCCCCGTCCACGGCTGGGCGCTGGGCCACCTGCGCCGTCGGCTGTCCACGCCGCCGGACCGGGCGGCGCTGGTCGAGACGTACCACCGGCTGAGCCGGTGGACCCGGTTCTGGCTGGACGCGCGCCGCGCCCCCGGTCACGCCCTGCCCCACTACCAGCACGGCAACGACAGCGGCTGGGACAACGCCACCACCTTCGACGACGGTCGGGTGCTGGAGACCGCCGACCTCGCCGCGTTCCTGGTCGGCCAGCTGCGCTGCCTGGCCGACCTCGCCACCGAGCTGAACGAGCCCGCCGACGGCTGGTCGGCGGAGGCCGACCGGGTGCGCGCCGCCCTGCTGCGCGAGCTGTGGGACGGCGGACGCTTCACCGCCCGCTGCCCGCACACCGGGCGACGACGGGCCAGCCGCAGCCTGCTCGACCTGATGCCGGTCACCCTCGGCACCGAGCTGCCCGCGCCGGTCACCGCGGCCCTGGCCCGGGGCATCGAGACCCACCTGACCCGGCACGGGCTGGCCACCGAACCGACGGATTCGGCCGACTACCTCGCCGACGGCTACTGGCGTGGCCCGATCTGGGCGCCCGCCACCGTGCTGGTGGAGGACGGCCTGCGCCGGGCCGGGTACGCCACGATCGCCGACGACGTCAGTCGCCGGTTCCTGGCCCTGTGCGAGAAGTCCGGCTTCGCGGAGAACTTCGACGCCGAGACCGGCGCGGGGCTGCGCGACCGGGCGTACACCTGGACCGCCAGCAGCTACCTCATCCTCGCCGCCGCCCGGCAGGAACGTGCCGGGTCGCCGGTGGGCGGCCGGGGCGCGCGGACGGGTCCGGTGCGGTGAGCAGGCCCGGGCGCGGACCGTCGCCGGGGGACCGGGCGTCGCCGGGCGCAGCACGTGCGCCGCGCCCCTGGGCATGCCCGGGCGGACGGATGCCGCGCCCTGGGCGTGCCCAGGGCGGACCGGTGCCGGGCCGTCGGGCAGGGTCAGCGGGGCCGGACCGGACCGGTGCTGGCGCGCAACGAGATGGGCGGGGTGTACAGCCGGTGCCGGGGTGCGGCGGCCGGAGCGGCGATCAGCTCCAGCAGCAGGGCGACGGCCTCGGCGCCCATCTGACGCGTCGGCACGTCGGCCGCGGTCAGCGGCGGGTGGAAGTCCTCGGCCCAGTGCTGGGCGGCCACGCCGGTGACGGAGAAGTCGCCCGGTACGGACAGGCCGGCACCGCTCAACGCGCGCTGTATGCCGGGCAGCGCCGCCTCGTTGATGGTGGCCACCGCCGTGACCTCGGGATGCGTGCTCAGCAGCCGCTCCAGGCAGGCCTCGCCCGAGGCCGTGTCGTCACCGCAGCAGACGTCGACACCGGTCAGGCCCCGCTCGGCGACCGCCGCCCGGAAGCCGGCCAGGGCGCGGTGGCTGGGGCCGTAACCGGCGGCGACCAGCTCGGCGGACCGGTTCACCAGGGCGACCTGCCGGTGGCCCAGGTCGGCCAGGTGGTGCACGCAGCGGGAGATCAGCGCCGCGTAGTCGATGTCGATCCAGCTCGTCCCGTGCGGCTCCGCCGTCCGGCCGATGGTCACGAACGGCAGCCCCGCCGCGGCCAGCCGGCTCACCCGGTCGTCGGTCAGCCGGATCTCCATCACGACCACGCCGTCGACCCGCCGCCCGGTGACGATGCGCTCGAACGACCGGTCGTGGTCGCCGCCGGACGGGGACAGCAGCACGTCCAGATCGTGCCGCGCCGCCGCCTCGACGACGCTGGCGACGAAGCCCAGCTGCATGTCGGTCAGGCGCTGGCTGGCCGGGGGGATCACCAGGCCGAGGGTGCGGGTGCGGCCCTCCTTCAACGCGCGGGCGCTGGCGTTGGGCCGGTAGCCCAGCTCGTCGATGACCGTCTGGATCCGCAGCCGGGTGGTCTCGGAGACGGCGCGCTTCCCGCTCAACACATAGGACACGGTGCTGCGGGACACCCCGGCCCGCCGGGCGATCTCCCCGATGTTCATGCCGCCCTCAACCGAATTCCCGACACGGATGCGGAATGCGCCGCGCTTCCCATGGAGCATAACGGTTCCGCAATTCGTACCCGGGGTCGCAACTGTTGCGCGTCCGGCCCGGCGGGCAATCCGTCGGAGGTCGGACCGACAGGGATCGGAGGGTGGCGCAACGCATCGACGACTATTAATGTAAAAGATCTGACGTGTTATGTCGGGAGCGGTCTCGACCGACAGCCCGGCCCGGCGTCGCGCACACCGCAGGACGCCTGACCAGAAGCGGTCGTCACCATCCCGCTCCGGTGCGGAGAGGATTCGATGAACGTGAAGAGAAGGCCGATTCGTCTGACGGTCGCCGTGGCGGCCGTGCTGACCCTCACCGTCGGTGGCGGCTACCTGGTGTCGGACCCGCGGGACGCGCGTGCCGCGACCACCGGGCCGTGCGACATCTACGCCTCCGGCGGCACGCCGTGCGTGGCCGCGCACAGCACCACCCGAGCCCTCTACGGTGCGTACAACGGTCCGCTCTATCAGCTACGGCGGACGTCGGACGGCACCACCCGGGACGTCGGGGTGCTGAGCGCCGGTGGCGTGGTGGACGCCGCCGTCCAGGACTCCTTCTGCGCGAACACCAACTGCGTGATCACGGTCATCTACGACCAGTCGGGTCGCAACAACCGCCTCACCCAGGCGCCCCCCGGCTACTGGCCCGGCCCGGCGCCGGGTGGCTGGGACAACCTGGCGGACGCGAAGGCGGCCCCGGTCACGGTCGGCGGCAGGAAGGCCTACGGCGTCTACGTCTCGCCCGGGACCGGCTACCGCAACAACAACACCAACGGGGTGGCCACCGGCGACCAGCCCGAAGGCATCTACGCCGTCGTCGACGGCACGCACTACAACCAATGGTGTTGTTTCGACTACGGCAATGCGCAGACCGACGGTCAGGCGGATGCACCGGCCATCATGGAGACGGTCTACTTCGGCGCCAACAAGCAGTGGGGCTACGGGGCCGGTGCCGGTCCATGGGTCATGGCCGATCTCGAGTGGGGACTGTTCTCCGGGGTGAACGCGGGATACAACAACATTTCGTCCATCAACCACCGATTCGTGACCGCCATGGTGAAGGGCGAGCCGAACCACTGGGCGATCCGGGGCGGTAACGCGCAGTCCGGTGCTCTGACGACCTATTTCGACGGGCGGCGTCCCAACGGATACCACCCGATGAAGAAGGAGGGGGCGATCCTGCTCGGCATCGGCGGCGACAACAGCGTCTCCGGGCGCGGCACCTTCTTCG
Above is a window of Micromonospora rifamycinica DNA encoding:
- a CDS encoding arabinofuranosidase catalytic domain-containing protein, encoding MRTPSPTGPGQVRDPLPRPRRLHRLTMLVGALAGVLVVAGATPGITAPVAGAAASVLAAIEPGQSTRIVGTASGRCLDVPNASTTNGTQTQLWDCQGGSGQTWTWTTNRQLTVYGTKCLDASGRGTTAGTAAIIWDCNGQTNQQWNVNANGTIVGVQSGLCLDANGNGTANGTKILLWNCNGQTNQQWTSPTTTPPPTTPPTPTPTTTPPPAGSLPCDIYAAGGTPCVAAHSTTRALYAAYAGNLYQVRRSSDNTTRNIGLTGTGGTANAATQDSFCTGTTCVVTVVFDQSGRGNDLWYQGSSVVPGSPQSRPAVATSESLTVGGAKAYSLYINPGNSYWRDGHLTGVPTGAAPEGMYMVTSGTHVNNGCCFDYGNSETTRKADAAGAMDAINFSTQCWFGGCSGSGPWVQADLEWGLFPGGSSSWNPNQRAFPHKFVTATLKNNGTSRFAIKGSNAQSGSLYTLYDGSLPPGYSPMKKQGAIILGSGGDCCKPDGGANLSAGTFYEGAMVAGYPSDATENAVQANVTAAGYR
- a CDS encoding RICIN domain-containing protein — protein: MKTPSRSRPRRARTVVTRLAVGLLAVAATAVAATPAQAADESITVNFASSAGTPTYRASGWIYGMTENASGPADHFYRDVKFQYMRAGGAQLPGSGWVGGNYDRRWNSTLAQARRTAALGGQFIILPHDLWGADGAGISRFPGDNGNWTDYDNFLTRLIGDVRAAGLTVQWDIWNEPNITIFWNRPISQYLELWRRTYQRLRAELPNQLIVGPSCACVPSTNHAFWNQYLDFVRSTNTVPDIVSWHALPGDPVANVAAANATLDPRGIAHPRPYQINEYGASNEQNPADGAWYVARLERARADGLRANWAGGGNLHNDLGNLLVRNAAGQHQPKGEWWVYRYYASQTGQIAAVTASQSYDAFATHAGGVARVLVGGGRTTGNLTVNLQRLDATSGIVQNNQVRVLTQRIPYNNGGAVQGPVTVSNTVLTVANNAASVTLPYGNQNDTYTVTLLPPSDTGFTSVAVAQHSQQCLDNTGLGTADGNPQQQFPCEGGDQQLWGFRPVAGVADTYTVVNQQSGKCLEVGGASTADGAAVQQGTCQNAPSQQFTLRRVTYGGNDPHDHQLVARHSGKCVDVNGVSTAAQARILQWTCKPVGQSSPLNQTWRLWGR
- a CDS encoding amylo-alpha-1,6-glucosidase, whose product is MTVAPSGPEFSIQDIPFSYRGSWLNISPVVAEKTYADDLHLVSHQTGLHPVLRLAPDAGTTVVATATLLTWHRADARIEAAYQGPDTLRIRSRGLGLRIAAAAPTLTPFSGTYLYRDPVDGSAVFTSYETGRRYRVTVLSGALRAAGGVEALGPADRWLDLPADQPWEIAIEEYATARHPYAPGVPFDQLCRERRAEFAAFVEAVAPWRGVDTPAAELAAYVLWSATVDPAGFVTRPAVLMSKHWMDKVWSWDHCFNAIALAAGDPELAWHQFQLPFDHQDPAGALPDSITHSEVLYNYVKPPVHGWALGHLRRRLSTPPDRAALVETYHRLSRWTRFWLDARRAPGHALPHYQHGNDSGWDNATTFDDGRVLETADLAAFLVGQLRCLADLATELNEPADGWSAEADRVRAALLRELWDGGRFTARCPHTGRRRASRSLLDLMPVTLGTELPAPVTAALARGIETHLTRHGLATEPTDSADYLADGYWRGPIWAPATVLVEDGLRRAGYATIADDVSRRFLALCEKSGFAENFDAETGAGLRDRAYTWTASSYLILAAARQERAGSPVGGRGARTGPVR
- a CDS encoding LacI family DNA-binding transcriptional regulator, giving the protein MNIGEIARRAGVSRSTVSYVLSGKRAVSETTRLRIQTVIDELGYRPNASARALKEGRTRTLGLVIPPASQRLTDMQLGFVASVVEAAARHDLDVLLSPSGGDHDRSFERIVTGRRVDGVVVMEIRLTDDRVSRLAAAGLPFVTIGRTAEPHGTSWIDIDYAALISRCVHHLADLGHRQVALVNRSAELVAAGYGPSHRALAGFRAAVAERGLTGVDVCCGDDTASGEACLERLLSTHPEVTAVATINEAALPGIQRALSGAGLSVPGDFSVTGVAAQHWAEDFHPPLTAADVPTRQMGAEAVALLLELIAAPAAAPRHRLYTPPISLRASTGPVRPR
- a CDS encoding arabinofuranosidase catalytic domain-containing protein codes for the protein MNVKRRPIRLTVAVAAVLTLTVGGGYLVSDPRDARAATTGPCDIYASGGTPCVAAHSTTRALYGAYNGPLYQLRRTSDGTTRDVGVLSAGGVVDAAVQDSFCANTNCVITVIYDQSGRNNRLTQAPPGYWPGPAPGGWDNLADAKAAPVTVGGRKAYGVYVSPGTGYRNNNTNGVATGDQPEGIYAVVDGTHYNQWCCFDYGNAQTDGQADAPAIMETVYFGANKQWGYGAGAGPWVMADLEWGLFSGVNAGYNNISSINHRFVTAMVKGEPNHWAIRGGNAQSGALTTYFDGRRPNGYHPMKKEGAILLGIGGDNSVSGRGTFFEGVLTSGYPSQATEDAVQANIAAAGYAPAGGGTPQQNVQLVGAQSGRCVDVPNGSTTNGTQVQLWDCTGGTAQRFTHTAGKQLQVAGNKCLDASGQGTGNGTQVIIWDCHTGTNQQWNVNANGTVTGVQSGLCLDASGGATANGTKLILWACNGQQNQQWTVRS